The DNA sequence AATGGTTCGAGAGTGAGACGCTCAAAGCCGTGCTGGGCGCGACCGGCGTGGCCGGCAGCATGCAAGGCCCGCAAGCCTCGGGCACGGCGTTTATGATATTGTATCACTATCTTGGCGCGGCAAATGGCGGCTTCAAGGCCAGTCAATTTGTGAAAGGCGGCATCGGTCAGCTCGCGGTGGCGTTGGCAAACTCAGCAAAAAAGCATGGCGCTGAAATTTGGTTGGGAGCGGAAGTGGCTCACATTAAACTTGAGGACGGCAAGGCTGTCGGTGTTGTGTTGAAGAGTGGCGAAGAAATCTCAGCAAAGATCATCGTTTCAAGTGCGGATCCGCGCCGCAGCTTTTTTGATCTCGTGGGCGCGCCGAATCTCGGCCCCACGTTTGTGCGGCGCGTGCGCAACATACGCTATCGTGGAACAAGCGCGAAAATGAATCTCGCGCTGAACGGATTGCCGGCGTTTAAGGGCACAACTGACGCGGAAAAACAGCTCAGCGGACACATTGTTATTTGCCCGGATTTGGAATATCTCGAACGCGCCAATGATGACGCCAAGTATGGCCGTTACTCGCAACAACCTTATCTCGACATTGTGATCCCCACTGTGATGGATGCCTCGCTTGCGCCCGCCGGAAAACACATTCTGTCGATCACTATGCAATATGCGCCGTACAAACTGCGTGAGTCGCATTGGGATGATATGCGCGAGAAATTGGGCGATCATATCATCAATACGCTTGTGCAATATGCTCCCAATCTCAAAGAATTAATTCTGCATCGTCATGTGTTGACCCCGCTCGATTATGAACGCGAATATGCGCTCACCGAAGGCGGGGAATTTCATGGCCAGATGGGTTTGGATCAACTGCTGTTTATGCGGCCGGTTGCCGGCTTTGGCCAGTATCGCACGCCGATTGAGCATCTCTATCTTTGCGGCGCTGGCACGCATCCCGGCGGCGGTGTGACCGGCGCGCCGGGCTATAATGCCGCGCGCGAAATTTTGCGGGATTGGAAAAAGTTGGTTTGATTCTGGATGCTGGATGCTGGTTGCTGAGTTTGATGGCAGGTGTCGAAGATGGTTAGGACGTGGATTTTTCGTCGGAATTGGCCGAACCCGCATTTGGCACGGTTTCCATTGCGATATTAATACACCCACTGGGTTGCGTCAAGAAATTTTGCGCCATGTCAGCGTTGGCAACTCCGAGGAATGACATGTGAATTTGTTTGATTTGGCGCGGCTTTCACCGCGCAGATTAAACATGTCACTCCTCGCGGAGTTATTCGTGGTGTATTGTTGACGTTCGAACGAAACAACTGCCACGCAAAATTCAGGCAGGACAAGAGCCCCGACGCCGAGCGAGCCGAGTAATGCCTTGACTTTCCGAAGCAAAATCAATATTTTCGATGCGGTCGAAATAAAGTATGATAACGGGGCATGGCTCGGTTCAATCCTTTGAAAGTTAATCCATGTAAACTAGAGTTATGTTGACACCTGATTCAACTGACGGAAGATGATGACGAAGGCCAGCCGTGGTCGATCGCTCACACTGCTTAGCGGCGCACTCTTTGTCGCGCACTTCTACGGCTTCTGGATTTTGGCCTCGACCTTTGCTGCCGGACTGGTATGGTGGATGAACTTGTTGATAGCGTTGGGGCCGGTGGCGGCGGTGACGGCATTTGTGGTGACGTTACGGCAAAGAGCACAACCGCTCCTCGCGAGCGTGAACGGAATCTTTATCGTTGTTTATGGAATTTTCTGGGCCTGGCTGATTTTGGACCTGCGCTAGACGGCGTGAGCCTGGTACGACTGAGGTTGTCAGTCGATGGGCTTATTCAGCAGACGCAAGACCATCGGCTTAAGCTTGATAACGCGTGGCGCATCTGTTGCAAAAATGGCGCGCGGGCTTGCGTGCCTCAGTTTTGCCAGCGCATTAATATTATTTCAAAAATCAAAATGGCCTCGTCACCACCCGACGCAGGCCAGCTTTTTATAGGCTAATCGAGCGCGCGCATCAAAGCATGACTCGTGTCAAAAAAGAAAGCCGGCAATACGTTTGCCAAAGTTGCGGCCACAAAAGCGTGCGCTGGCTCGGGCGCTGCCCAGAGTGCGAGCAATGGAATAGCTTTGTCGAAGAGAAAGTTGCGCCTCCGGCGAAACGTTCGCATCCGGCGCAGGCTGTTACGCGAAACAAGCCGCTGCCGCTGCGCGAGATTTCGCAAGACGATCTTTCCCGCATTATGTGCCGCAGTGAGGAGTTGAACCGCGTGTTGGGCGGCGGTTTGGTACCCGGTTCGTTGGTTCTGTTTGGCGGCGATCCGGGCATCGGCAAATCGACATTGTTGCTGCAAGAAGCGGCTGCACTGGCGCGCGAGGATTTCCGCGTGTTGTACATCACCGGCGAGGAATCGGCGCGGCAAACGAAAATGCGCGCGCAACGGCTGGGCTTGGATTCGGCGCATCTCTACATTCTTGCCGAAACCAATCTTGATGAAATTCTCGGCGCGGTTCAGGAGATTCAACCGGCCGTAGTCGTTGTTGATTCGATTCAGACGATTTACCGCCCGGAATTCGAAAGCCCGCCGGGCAGCGTCAGCCAGGTGCGTGAATGCGCGCTCTCATTTCTGACGCTGGCCAAAAACGAGGGTATTGTCGTCATTCTCGTCGGCCATGTCACCAAAGAAGGCTATCTCGCCGGGCCCAAAGTGCTCGAGCATATGGTCGATACGCTGCTGCAATTCGAAGGCGATCGCGATCATCTTTTTCGCATTTTGCGCTCGGTGAAAAACCGCTTCGGCAGCACACGCGAAATCGGCGTATTTGAAATGAAGCAAGACGGCCTCGCGGAAGTGGCCAACCCTTCGGAGATCTTCTTATCGCAGCGCAAGGGCGATATTTCCGGCTCCGTGGTGATTTGCACGCTCGAAGGCTCACGCCCGATTTTAGTGGAGGTGCAAGCGCTGCTCACCACCACGCATTATGGCGTGCCGCAGCGCACGGCGAACGGCATTGACACGCGCCGCCTCGCCGTGTTGCTGGCCGTGCTGGAAAAACGCATCGGCATGCGCGTGAGTACATATGACGTTTTTGTGAATGTTGCCGGCGGTGTACGCATTGAAGAGCCGGCGGCGGATCTCGGGATCGTTGTCTCCGCCGCCTCTTCGTTGCGCAATGCGGTAGTCGATCCCACCGTCGTGGTGATCGGCGAAGTGGGTTTGGGCGGTGAAGTGCGCGCCGTGCCGCAAATCGAAAAACGTTTAAGTGAAGCCGCAAAATTGGGTTTCAAACAGGCTGTGATTCCAAAATATTCCGCGAGTGGTTTACCGAAATCACCCGGGATTGAAATCATTCCGGTTGAACGAGTCGATGACGCCTTGAGCCGGTTGTTGTAAGCCTCAGGACGGTCGAACTCAGAATGAAATAATACGAGATGGCGCATTCTTTTTCGTTCGAAGTTCTTTCTCAAGATCGCGCAACGCGCGCGCGTTGTGGTAAACTCGTTACGGCGCACGGCGAAATTCTCACGCCGGTCTTCATGCCGGTGGGCACGCAGGGAACGGTAAAAACGCTCAGCCAAGATGAGATTCGCGTCGTCGGCAGTCAGATCATTCTCGGTAATACGTATCATCTGTATTTGCGGCCGGGCGAAGAGTTGATGCAGCGCGCCGGCGGCTTGCACAAATTCGCGCATTGGCCGTGGCCGATTCTGACCGACAGCGGCGGTTATCAAGTTTTCAGTCTCGCGGCGTTGCGCAAGATTCACGAAAACGGGGTGCGCTTTCAAT is a window from the Cytophagia bacterium CHB2 genome containing:
- a CDS encoding NAD(P)/FAD-dependent oxidoreductase; translation: MRESPAAVFAPQPNGSALTLWRDEQKSLAEIARHSPKDAERFPAFMRLVNKLTEVLHSIMLLAPPSVSELKFEELLPWLNTGRKLKGLGKHEMMEFLRVLPMTAVEFLNEWFESETLKAVLGATGVAGSMQGPQASGTAFMILYHYLGAANGGFKASQFVKGGIGQLAVALANSAKKHGAEIWLGAEVAHIKLEDGKAVGVVLKSGEEISAKIIVSSADPRRSFFDLVGAPNLGPTFVRRVRNIRYRGTSAKMNLALNGLPAFKGTTDAEKQLSGHIVICPDLEYLERANDDAKYGRYSQQPYLDIVIPTVMDASLAPAGKHILSITMQYAPYKLRESHWDDMREKLGDHIINTLVQYAPNLKELILHRHVLTPLDYEREYALTEGGEFHGQMGLDQLLFMRPVAGFGQYRTPIEHLYLCGAGTHPGGGVTGAPGYNAAREILRDWKKLV
- the radA gene encoding DNA repair protein RadA translates to MTRVKKESRQYVCQSCGHKSVRWLGRCPECEQWNSFVEEKVAPPAKRSHPAQAVTRNKPLPLREISQDDLSRIMCRSEELNRVLGGGLVPGSLVLFGGDPGIGKSTLLLQEAAALAREDFRVLYITGEESARQTKMRAQRLGLDSAHLYILAETNLDEILGAVQEIQPAVVVVDSIQTIYRPEFESPPGSVSQVRECALSFLTLAKNEGIVVILVGHVTKEGYLAGPKVLEHMVDTLLQFEGDRDHLFRILRSVKNRFGSTREIGVFEMKQDGLAEVANPSEIFLSQRKGDISGSVVICTLEGSRPILVEVQALLTTTHYGVPQRTANGIDTRRLAVLLAVLEKRIGMRVSTYDVFVNVAGGVRIEEPAADLGIVVSAASSLRNAVVDPTVVVIGEVGLGGEVRAVPQIEKRLSEAAKLGFKQAVIPKYSASGLPKSPGIEIIPVERVDDALSRLL